Proteins co-encoded in one Bradyrhizobium sp. 170 genomic window:
- a CDS encoding branched-chain amino acid ABC transporter permease produces MDLLLGAVVLGVLLGCFYAAVSVGLSVSFGLLDVPHVAHPAFLVLASYGVYQLNESYDIDPLLAGLAITPLFFLFGLLAYRVYYETFERRGSDAGVRGIAFFFGIAFIIEVLIIMQFGVDQRSVSATYIGKSWRFGEFRIPIRQLVAFAVALGLTVLLAVYLSKTFMGRAIRAVAQDEEALRLMGANPVRIKQFAFGIATAVLGIAGALLIIVAPVEPTLDRAYIGRTFCVVVMAGLGSISGTLIAAIILGVAESIVLTMFGASWAPAISFAMLLGVLAVRPQGLLGR; encoded by the coding sequence ATGGACCTGCTGCTAGGTGCTGTCGTGCTTGGGGTACTGCTCGGCTGCTTCTATGCAGCCGTCAGCGTCGGGCTGTCCGTCTCGTTCGGATTGCTCGACGTTCCCCATGTCGCGCATCCGGCCTTCCTGGTGCTCGCGTCCTACGGCGTGTACCAGCTCAACGAGAGCTACGACATCGACCCGTTGCTGGCCGGGCTCGCCATCACGCCGCTGTTTTTCCTGTTCGGCCTGCTCGCCTACCGCGTTTATTACGAGACCTTCGAGCGGCGCGGCAGCGACGCCGGCGTGCGCGGCATCGCGTTTTTCTTCGGCATCGCCTTCATCATCGAGGTGCTGATCATTATGCAATTCGGCGTCGACCAGCGCTCGGTCTCCGCGACCTATATCGGCAAGTCCTGGCGGTTCGGCGAGTTTCGGATCCCGATCCGGCAGCTCGTCGCGTTCGCGGTCGCGCTGGGGCTGACGGTGCTGCTCGCCGTGTATCTGTCGAAAACCTTCATGGGCCGCGCGATCCGTGCCGTCGCGCAGGACGAGGAGGCGCTGCGGCTGATGGGCGCCAATCCGGTCCGCATCAAGCAATTTGCCTTCGGCATCGCCACCGCCGTGCTCGGGATCGCGGGCGCGCTGTTGATTATCGTGGCGCCGGTCGAACCGACACTCGACCGTGCCTATATCGGGCGGACCTTCTGCGTCGTGGTCATGGCCGGCCTCGGCAGCATCAGCGGCACGCTGATCGCCGCCATCATCCTCGGCGTCGCCGAGTCCATCGTGCTGACGATGTTCGGCGCCTCCTGGGCTCCGGCGATCTCGTTCGCGATGCTGCTCGGCGTGCTCGCCGTCCGGCCGCAAGGTCTGCTCGGCCGATGA
- a CDS encoding dioxygenase — MRELTPETITDAVLDQMATTPDPRLKTIMASAVKHLHAFAREVNLTPAEWIKGIEFMTAAGKMCSPERQEFILLSDTLGLSALVNGLHDATALEEATHTSLLGPFYREATPTLAAGSSIAKNPKPGSECVLYGRVTDATGKPVANATVSIWQTGADGLYDIQASATSVDYRGVFATDADGLYVLRTVKPLGYSIPMDGPVGAMVKAQARHGMRPAHIHFLVGAPGYRELVTALYLRDDPHLADDVVFGSSGDLAVDVAANDPDCPIKGMPSIRFDMRVSRESEADKTSGRVGADPSAIMKKSAKNEPAPVGAK, encoded by the coding sequence ATGGCGACAACGCCGGACCCGCGCCTGAAGACGATCATGGCGTCGGCGGTCAAGCACCTCCATGCCTTCGCCCGTGAGGTCAATCTGACGCCGGCGGAATGGATCAAGGGCATCGAATTCATGACCGCCGCCGGCAAGATGTGTTCGCCGGAACGGCAGGAATTCATCCTGCTGTCCGACACCCTCGGCCTCTCGGCGCTCGTCAACGGCCTGCACGACGCCACCGCCCTCGAGGAGGCCACGCATACCAGCCTGCTCGGCCCGTTTTACCGCGAGGCCACGCCGACGCTCGCGGCCGGCAGTTCGATCGCCAAGAATCCGAAGCCGGGCAGCGAATGCGTGCTTTATGGCCGCGTCACCGATGCCACCGGCAAGCCGGTCGCCAACGCCACCGTCTCGATCTGGCAGACCGGCGCCGACGGCCTCTATGACATTCAGGCCAGCGCGACGTCGGTCGATTATCGCGGCGTATTCGCAACCGATGCCGATGGGCTCTATGTGCTGCGCACCGTCAAGCCGCTCGGATATTCGATCCCGATGGACGGGCCGGTCGGCGCCATGGTGAAGGCGCAGGCACGGCATGGGATGCGGCCAGCGCATATTCATTTCCTGGTCGGCGCGCCGGGCTATCGCGAGCTGGTTACCGCGCTCTACCTGCGCGACGATCCGCATCTCGCAGATGACGTTGTGTTCGGTTCGTCGGGCGATCTCGCCGTCGACGTGGCGGCAAACGATCCGGACTGCCCGATCAAGGGCATGCCGAGCATCCGTTTCGACATGCGGGTCTCGCGCGAAAGCGAGGCCGACAAGACCAGCGGGCGCGTCGGCGCCGATCCGTCGGCGATCATGAAAAAATCGGCCAAAAATGAACCCGCGCCGGTGGGAGCCAAATAG
- a CDS encoding amino acid ABC transporter substrate-binding protein, translating to MKRRTFLGGAMAVAVVGQGSRALAQQPPIKIGMSMPQTGGLAGGGKASLLGIEIWRDDINAKGGLLGRKVELVVYDDKSSASETPAIYAKLVDVDKVDLLFAPYATVPTAPIMPFVKQRGLLLMGNFSFQVNSKVGHDMWFNNAPWGPADSWAASFLDLAQKAGGKSMALLTADQEFAQNLALTARDVAKKRNIPVVFDQSYPPNTVEFASIIRALKAAKPDIVYVASYPPDSAGILRAVNEIGIGDDVKIFGGGMVGLQFAAVMSNLGSLLNGVVNYNTWLPEPSMYFDGTKDFFEKYTKRAVEAKVDPLGYYLAPFGYAMGQMIDAAVNSTKSLDQKGIAKYLRENEHKTIVGPIAFSADGERKETATLQAQFRGVKDKDIEQFRSSGKQVILFPDKLKTGNLISPFEAARK from the coding sequence ATGAAACGCAGGACATTCCTTGGCGGCGCGATGGCCGTCGCGGTGGTTGGGCAGGGCTCGCGCGCGCTGGCGCAGCAGCCGCCGATCAAGATCGGCATGTCGATGCCGCAAACCGGCGGTCTCGCCGGCGGCGGCAAGGCTTCGCTGCTCGGCATCGAAATCTGGCGCGACGATATCAACGCCAAGGGCGGCCTGCTCGGCCGCAAGGTCGAGCTGGTCGTCTATGACGACAAGTCGAGCGCATCCGAGACGCCGGCGATCTACGCCAAGCTGGTCGATGTCGACAAGGTCGATCTCCTGTTCGCGCCTTATGCGACCGTGCCGACCGCGCCGATCATGCCGTTCGTCAAGCAGCGCGGCCTGCTGCTGATGGGCAATTTCTCGTTCCAGGTGAACAGCAAGGTCGGCCACGACATGTGGTTCAACAATGCGCCCTGGGGCCCGGCCGATAGTTGGGCGGCCTCGTTCCTCGATCTGGCGCAGAAGGCCGGCGGCAAGAGCATGGCGCTGCTCACGGCGGATCAGGAATTCGCCCAGAACCTCGCGCTGACCGCACGCGACGTCGCCAAGAAGCGCAACATCCCGGTTGTCTTCGACCAGTCCTATCCGCCGAACACGGTGGAATTCGCCTCCATCATCCGCGCGCTCAAGGCCGCCAAGCCCGATATCGTCTATGTCGCGTCCTATCCACCGGATTCAGCCGGCATTCTGCGTGCCGTGAACGAGATCGGGATCGGCGACGACGTCAAGATTTTCGGCGGCGGCATGGTCGGCCTGCAGTTCGCGGCCGTGATGTCCAATCTGGGTTCGTTGCTCAACGGTGTCGTCAACTACAACACCTGGCTGCCGGAACCGAGCATGTATTTCGACGGCACCAAGGACTTTTTCGAGAAATACACCAAGCGCGCGGTGGAGGCCAAGGTCGATCCGCTCGGCTATTACCTGGCCCCGTTCGGCTATGCGATGGGCCAGATGATCGACGCGGCGGTCAATTCAACCAAGTCGCTCGACCAGAAGGGCATCGCCAAATATCTGCGCGAGAACGAGCACAAGACCATCGTCGGGCCGATCGCGTTTTCGGCGGATGGCGAGCGCAAGGAAACCGCGACGCTGCAGGCGCAATTCCGGGGCGTGAAGGACAAGGACATCGAACAGTTCCGCTCCTCTGGCAAGCAGGTGATCCTGTTCCCGGACAAACTGAAGACTGGAAATCTCATCAGTCCCTTCGAGGCTGCCCGCAAATAG